A window of Desulfuromonas soudanensis genomic DNA:
CGAGGTCCTCCAGAAGATCCACCTTGAGGAAAACCGCTTCGGCATCGAACCGGAGATCACAGCCAAGGTCGCACGCCTCGGCTGCCGGATCTACGAGGTGGGGGTGAGTTACGCCGGACGCACCTACGCCGAGGGGAAGAAGATCGGCTGGAAGGACGGTTTTCAGGCCCTCTGGTGTATTCTAAAATACAATCTGTGGTCGCGTGGGGAAGTCAACGGGAGGGAGAAGTGATGACCGTCAGGATTTCCGGCAAGCGCGTTCTGGTCACCGGGGGCGCCGGGTTCATCGGCGCTCACCTCTGCGCGCGCCTCCTTGCCGAGGGGCACGAGGTCCTCTGCGTCGACAACTTCTATACCGGGCGCCGGGCCAATATCGCTCATCTCCTCTCCAATCCCCTCTTCGAGGTGCAGCGCCACGACATCTGCTTTCCCCTCTACGTCGAGATCGACCAGATCTACAACCTGGCCTGTCCCGCTTCCCCCATCCATTACCAGTTCGACCCGGTGCAGACGACCAAGGTCAGCGTCCACGGCGCCATCAACATGCTCGGGCTCGCGAAAAGGGTCAGAGCGCGGATCCTTCAGGCGTCCACCAGCGAAGTCTACGGCGACCCCCTGGTCCATCCTCAGCGAGAGGACTACTGGGGGAACGTCAACCCCATCGGCCTCCGCTCCTGCTACGACGAGGGGAAGCGCTGCGCCGAGACCCTCTTTTTCGATTATTACCGGCAGAACCGGGTCGCCATCAAGGTGGCGCGGATCTTCAACACCTTCGGGCCGGGGATGTCGATCCACGACGGCCGGGTGGTCTCCAACTTCATCGTGCAGGCCCTCAAAGGGGAGCCGATCACCCTCTACGGGGACGGAGAGCAGACGCGCTCCTTCTGCTATGTCGACGATCTGGTGGAAGGGCTGGTGCGCCTGATGGAATCTCCGGAAGGTTTCACCGGACCGGTCAACCTCGGCAATCCGGTGGAAACGACCATGGCCGATCTCGCTCGCCGGATTCTCGAGCTCACCGGGTCGAAATCGACCTTGGAGTACAAGCCGCTCCCGGAGGACGATCCTCGCAAGCGTCTGCCGGATATATCCCTGGCGCGGAAGCAGCTCGGCTGGGAGCCTGTCGTTTTGCTGGAGGAGGGGTTGAAGAGGACGATTGGCTATTTTGAGGAGAGGCTTCTGGCGGCAGGTGGGTAAGCCAAAATAATTGTTGACATTGTCATGGGGGCGCAGTGAGAGGCGCCCTTACGATTTCAACGACCCTGGTTCGAATCTGAGAGGACGGTAGGGTGCCGGCCCGGAAGGACTAGCGGCCGGGTTTCCCTTGTCCGGCCAGAATCTCTGTTGTTATACGCATTGTTTCGTGGGCAAAGAGGGCGAATTCCCGGGCCTCATCCACTGTGGGTGCCCCCGTTGGTAAAAGGCCGAATTCACCTGGATACCGTGAATCGATATAGAGTTTGTTGAGCAGGCTTAGGGTGTCTTCGTCCAGATCGACAGGGTCCTTGCGTTCCACTGCGGCTTTAAGTGTCAGCAGATTGTGGGTCTTGCCTGATTCGATACCGAATTCCTCCAGGAGTGACTTCAGACATTTTTCCACACATTGTTGGGTGTGAAAAGCCACCATGGTGGCTTGAATTGTCGAGAATGGCCTCAATGGTTTCCAGATCGGCCCGTGCCGATCTGAGCCAGTCGGCCGTTACGGACTTCATGAAAGTTCGATCCCCTCGCGGAGTACTCTCTGAACGAACAGGCTTCCACTGGCTTTGATCTTTTCAAACTCTGGCCGGGTAT
This region includes:
- a CDS encoding UDP-glucuronic acid decarboxylase family protein; this translates as MTVRISGKRVLVTGGAGFIGAHLCARLLAEGHEVLCVDNFYTGRRANIAHLLSNPLFEVQRHDICFPLYVEIDQIYNLACPASPIHYQFDPVQTTKVSVHGAINMLGLAKRVRARILQASTSEVYGDPLVHPQREDYWGNVNPIGLRSCYDEGKRCAETLFFDYYRQNRVAIKVARIFNTFGPGMSIHDGRVVSNFIVQALKGEPITLYGDGEQTRSFCYVDDLVEGLVRLMESPEGFTGPVNLGNPVETTMADLARRILELTGSKSTLEYKPLPEDDPRKRLPDISLARKQLGWEPVVLLEEGLKRTIGYFEERLLAAGG
- a CDS encoding HEPN domain-containing protein; translation: MVAFHTQQCVEKCLKSLLEEFGIESGKTHNLLTLKAAVERKDPVDLDEDTLSLLNKLYIDSRYPGEFGLLPTGAPTVDEAREFALFAHETMRITTEILAGQGKPGR